One Bacillota bacterium DNA segment encodes these proteins:
- the gyrA gene encoding DNA gyrase subunit A has protein sequence MAVDRIGKVIPIELEDEMRRSYIDYAMSVIVDRALPDVRDGLKPVQRRILHVMNELNLRPDRPFKKSAAVVGEVMGKYHPHGDAPIYEAMVRMAQEFSYRYPLVEGHGNYGSVDGDPPAAMRYTEARLSAIAMEMLRDIDKETVDFVPNYDGTQKQPVVLPARIPNLLVNGASGIAVGMATNIPPHNLGEIIDAVVLLIDRPDASDEELLKVVKGPDFPTGGIIMGTGGIRQAYLTGRGHIRVRAKLTTEPMGGGRMRIVVTELPYMVNKAALIAKIADLVREKRIDGITELRDESDREGLRIAIELRRDAQPQVVINRLFKHTQLEETFGVIMLALVDGTPQVLSLREALRQYLDFQVEVVTRRTRFDLERARERLHIVEGLRIALDHIDEVIQLIRSAKDEATARQGLMERFGLTERQANAILEMQLRRLTGLERSKLDQEHAELARTIERLTAILGDIDQVYRVIKQELLELRRRFADARRTQIAQEQPEVTEDDLVALEDIVITLTHNGYIKRQPTSTYRSQRRGGRGISAMATRDEDFAEHLFIATTHTWVLLFTDMGRVYHLKGREIPEASRGARGTSIYNLLAMSTDESVAAAIAVTRFDEGRYLFMATRNGVVKKTPLSEFETNRQGIIACHLDEGDRLVGVRLTEGEHEILLVTRSGQAVRFSEDEVRPMGRSARGVIGIRLAPGDRVVAMDAARRGADVLVVTERGYGKRTPVEEYRLTRRGGKGVRAIGESTRNGPVVGTRVVEEGDEVMLISARGVMIRLNVSDVSRQGRTARGVLLMRLDPGDTVSALGQIAATKDGA, from the coding sequence ATGGCAGTTGATCGCATCGGCAAAGTGATCCCCATCGAACTTGAGGACGAGATGCGCCGGTCTTATATCGACTACGCGATGAGCGTCATCGTAGACCGCGCGCTGCCCGACGTGCGCGACGGGCTGAAGCCGGTTCAGCGGCGCATCCTGCACGTAATGAACGAACTCAACCTGCGCCCCGACCGGCCGTTCAAGAAGTCGGCCGCGGTCGTGGGCGAGGTGATGGGGAAGTATCACCCCCACGGCGATGCCCCCATCTACGAGGCCATGGTGCGTATGGCCCAGGAGTTTTCGTATCGCTACCCCCTGGTGGAAGGACATGGGAACTACGGCAGCGTCGACGGCGATCCACCGGCGGCCATGCGTTACACCGAGGCCCGCCTCTCTGCCATCGCCATGGAGATGCTGCGAGACATCGACAAGGAGACCGTCGACTTCGTCCCCAACTACGACGGCACCCAGAAGCAGCCGGTGGTGCTGCCCGCGCGCATCCCGAACCTGCTCGTCAACGGCGCATCCGGCATCGCGGTGGGCATGGCCACCAACATCCCGCCACACAACCTGGGCGAGATCATCGATGCCGTGGTGCTCCTCATCGACCGGCCCGACGCCTCCGACGAGGAGCTCCTCAAGGTCGTGAAGGGCCCCGACTTTCCCACGGGCGGCATCATCATGGGCACCGGCGGCATCCGCCAGGCCTACCTGACCGGCCGGGGCCACATCCGGGTGCGGGCGAAGCTCACCACCGAGCCGATGGGCGGCGGGCGCATGCGCATCGTGGTGACGGAACTGCCCTACATGGTCAACAAGGCCGCGCTCATCGCCAAGATCGCCGACCTCGTGCGGGAAAAGCGCATCGACGGCATCACGGAGCTGCGCGACGAGTCGGACCGGGAAGGCCTGCGGATCGCCATCGAACTGCGCCGGGACGCCCAGCCGCAGGTCGTCATCAACCGGCTCTTCAAGCACACCCAGCTCGAAGAGACCTTCGGCGTCATCATGCTGGCGCTGGTGGACGGCACGCCCCAGGTGCTGAGCCTGCGGGAGGCGCTACGCCAGTATCTGGATTTCCAGGTCGAGGTCGTCACCCGCCGCACCAGGTTCGACCTGGAACGGGCCCGGGAGCGGCTGCACATCGTCGAGGGGTTGCGGATCGCTCTCGACCACATCGACGAGGTCATCCAGCTCATCCGCTCGGCGAAGGACGAGGCCACGGCGCGCCAGGGCCTCATGGAACGCTTTGGGCTCACCGAGCGCCAGGCGAACGCCATCCTCGAGATGCAGCTCCGCCGCCTGACCGGCCTGGAGCGCAGCAAGCTCGACCAGGAGCACGCCGAACTCGCCAGGACCATCGAGCGCCTCACCGCCATCCTGGGGGACATCGACCAGGTGTACCGGGTGATCAAACAGGAGCTGCTGGAGCTGCGGCGGCGTTTTGCCGACGCCCGGCGAACGCAGATCGCGCAAGAGCAGCCGGAGGTCACCGAGGACGACCTGGTGGCCCTCGAAGACATCGTCATCACCCTGACCCACAACGGGTACATCAAGCGCCAGCCGACCTCCACGTACCGCAGCCAGCGCCGCGGCGGGCGGGGCATCTCGGCCATGGCCACACGCGACGAGGATTTCGCCGAGCACCTGTTCATCGCCACGACCCACACCTGGGTGCTGCTGTTCACGGACATGGGCCGGGTGTATCACCTGAAAGGCAGAGAAATCCCAGAGGCATCGCGGGGAGCCAGGGGCACCTCGATCTACAACCTCCTCGCCATGTCCACGGACGAGTCGGTGGCGGCGGCCATTGCCGTCACGCGCTTCGACGAGGGCCGCTACCTCTTCATGGCCACGCGCAACGGGGTGGTCAAGAAGACGCCGCTTTCGGAGTTCGAGACCAACCGGCAGGGCATCATCGCCTGCCACCTGGACGAGGGCGACCGGCTCGTGGGCGTCCGCCTCACGGAGGGCGAGCACGAGATCCTGCTGGTGACCCGGTCCGGCCAGGCGGTGCGCTTCTCGGAGGACGAGGTGCGGCCGATGGGCCGGTCGGCCAGGGGCGTCATCGGGATCCGCCTCGCCCCCGGCGACCGGGTGGTGGCCATGGACGCGGCCCGGCGGGGCGCCGACGTGCTGGTGGTCACGGAGCGCGGGTACGGCAAGCGAACGCCGGTGGAAGAGTACCGGTTGACCCGGCGCGGCGGCAAGGGCGTGCGCGCCATCGGCGAGAGCACCAGAAACGGCCCGGTGGTCGGCACGCGGGTGGTCGAAGAGGGCGACGAGGTCATGCTCATCTCGGCCCGCGGGGTCATGATCCGGCTCAACGTCTCCGACGTCTCGCGCCAGGGCCGGACGGCCCGCGGGGTTTTGCTCATGCGGCTCGATCCGGGCGACACGGTATCGGCGCTGGGCCAGATCGCGGCGACGAAGGACGGGGC